The genomic interval CGTCGAGACCATGGCGCGCAGGTCGGGCAGGGCCTCGTCGCGGAACTCGCGCGCGATCTGCTCGAGCTCCTCGGCCAGCTGCGACCCGCGCCGGAGGATGTCCTGCAGCTGGTTCTGCTGCTCGGGCCCGTAGCCGGCCTGCGCCAGGAAGCCCGGGGGCGCGATCATGCCCGGGAACGTGGCGCCCTCGGGCGCGACGGGCGCCTCGCCCACGCTGCCGACGGTCGGGAAGTTGATGGTGGCGCCGGCGCCCAGCAGGGGCCGGTTCAGCAGCGCGATCGGCTCGCCGTAGAAGGTGATCTTCTTGTCGACGAGGATCTCGGCGTACACGCCGTCGGTGAGGTTATTCGTGGAATCGAGCTCGAGGCGGATGCGCTTGACGACGCCGACGGGCCTGCCGTTGACGAGGACGGGCGCTTCGGCCTCGAGCCCCTCGGTGCTGGTCTGGAGGGGGAAGAAGACCTGGTAGCGCGTGCGCGCTTTGAGCGCGTCGCCCGCGCCGGCGAGGATCAGGACAATCGTGAACGCGGCGGCGAGCGCCACCAGCACGAAGAGTCCCGCTCTGATCTTGTCGGCGTCGGTTCGTACGCGAGCCATTGGCTTCCCTCGTGAGTGCGCGCGGGTCGTCGCGGTGCTTCAGCGGTCGCGCGTGGATTCGATGCTCGGGCGGCTGGGCAGAAGGGCGGGCTGGTAGCCGAGCAGGTCCTCGGCGTAACTGGACTGCGCGCGGCGCTCGGTGATGGGCCCGTCGGCGTCGCCGCGCAGGAACTGGCGGATCAGGCGCTCGCGCTGGGGCAGGGTCTGCGCCTCGTCGGCAGGGGTGGTCCGCAGCGCGTCGTACCACTCGCGCGTCTCGACGGCGATCATCTTTCCCTTGTCGAGCATCGCCATCCGGTCGGCGATCGTGAAGGCGCTGTCCATCTCGTGCGTGACCACCACGCTGGTCACGCCCAGCTTGCGCGACAGGTCGACGATCAGCCGGTCGATCTCGGCGCTGGTCACCGGGTCGAGCCCGGCGCTGGGCTCGTCATAAAAGAGCAGCGACGGGTCGAGGGCCAGCGCGCGCGCCAGGCCGGCGCGCTTCTTCATCCCGCCCGACAGCATCCCGGGGTATTTGTCGGCGTGCTCGCGCAGGCCCACCAGCTCGAGCTTGATCTTCACCTGGATATCGATGATGTCGGGGTCGAGCGTGGTGTGCTCGCGCAGGGGCAGGGCGACGTTCTCGGCGACGGTCATCGAGTTGAAGAGCGCGCCGCTCTGGAACAGCACGCCGAAGCGCTTGCGCACCTCGTTCATCCCGCGCTCGTCCAGGCAGGTGATCTCCTCGCCGAACAGCCAGATGCGCCCCTCTTCGGGGATGAGCGAGCCGATCAGGCATCGCAGCATCGTGGACTTTCCCGAGCCCGACCCGCCCATGATGACCATGGTCTCGCCGCGCCTGACCTCGAGCGTCAGCCCCTCGAGGACCGCCTTGCCGTCGAAGCGCTTGGTCATGCCCTCGACGCGGATCGCCGGGGGCGACGGGGGCGCCGGGGGGGGAGCCGTCGGAGCGCGGGCTGGCTGGACAGGGGATGTCCCGTTGGGGTCGGGCATGTTGGTAGACACTCTACAACACCCGGTATCGGTCGTCGCGGCGGCGCGGGTCCGGGAAACGGTCCCCCGGACCCGGGAATGCGCCGATTCTGCGCGGTCCGAGAACTCGACCGTGCCCAGGGGCGGGCCCCTGTTTTGCGTTCCCGTCACAGGTCTCCCGATCCGTTATTCGGCCCTCAAGATGAACCGAGGTTTGGCCGAACCTCCCAGTATCGGGTCGCCGGTCCCACGATGGGCCGGGACCGGAGGGAGTAACGATGGAAAGCACCAAGTCTCTGAACGCCGCGTCCGCCATGCTCCACGCCGATGTGTTCGACGAACACCCGGCCGTCGACCACGCCCATCGCATGTTCCGTCGTCTGGTGGCCTCCTGGGCCTCGGACATGATGTACCTGCGCCGGCTGGGTCTGGACGCCCCCTCGCACCGACCGGGCGACTCGGTCCCGGCGCTCGGCGCCGAGGTTGCGAGCGTCACCGCCAGACGCGCCGCGTGAGCGTGCACGGCGCAACGCACCGACTTTCTGCGCACCCGACGCGCCCCACGCGCGTCGGATGCGCTTCTTCGCCCGGCCACTGAGGGCCATCACAGGGAGGGATCCCACCATGGGCGGCATTTCCAGTTCCGGTCTCGTGTCCGGCATCGACTACCAGAGCATCATCAACCAGCTCCTCGCGATCGAGTCGCGCCCCAAGGTCTTCGCGCAGCAGCGCATCGTGCAGCTGCAGACCCAGCAGGCCGCCTACCTCGATGTCAACTCCTCCCTGCTCGCCCTGCGCACCTCGGCCGCGTCGCTGCGCTTCAACCGCGTCTTCGACTCCGCCAAGGCGTCGTCCTCCAACGCCGGCGTGCTCAGCGCCACCGCCGGGCCCACCGCCGTCCCGGGCGCCTACAGCTTCCTCGTCAACCGCCTCGTCACCACCGACCAGAAGGTCTCGCGCGGGTTCACCGACCGCGACACCTCGGGCGTCGGGCTCACCTCCCTCTCCGTCGAGATCGGGGGCGGGCAGCTCACCACCGAGACCAAGCTCTCCAACCTCAACGGCGGCGCGGGCGTCCAGCGAGGCAAGATCCTCGTCAGCGACCGCGCCGGCGGGTCGGCCGAGGTCGACCTCTCGACCGCGATCACCGTCGACGACGTGCTCAACAGGATCAACGCCGCCGCCGGCGTCCAGGTCCGCGCCTCGGTCGACGGCGACCGCCTCGTCCTCGAAGACCTCTCGGGCGGGGGCGGCTCCCTCAGCGTCCAGGACGTCTTCGGCTCCAACACCGCGTCGTCGCTGGGCATCGAGCAGACCGTCGGCGCCGCTTCGATCACGGGGTCTCGACTCAACTACCTGACCTCGACCTCGGCGCTCGCGTCGCTCAACGACGGCGCCGGCGTCGCGATCCGATCCACCGCCGCCGTCGACATGCGCATCACCTCGCGCGAGGGCACCGTCTACAGCGTGCGCCTCGGCGAGATCAAGAACGCGCAGGGCGAGGTCACGCGCACCACCGCGACGACCATCCAGGACGTCATCGACTACATCAACGAGGACACCGAGGGCAACGTCACCGCCGCGATCGGCGCCGACGGCGTGTCCCTCGTGCTCACCGACAACACGGGCGGCGCGGGCGACCTCATCGTCGCCGAGGCCGACGCCGGACGCACCACGGCGCGCGACCTGGGCCTGCTCGGCTCCTCGTCCACCGGCGAGATCCAGACCCGCCGACTCCTCGCCGGCATCAACTCCACGCTCGTCTCCTCGCTCAACGGCGGGTCGGGCCTCACCGGCGACGAGCTGAGCATCACCACGCGCAACGGCTCGGTCACCAACTTCACCATCGACGCCAACGGGTCGATCTCCGACCTGCTCAAGACCATCAACAACTCCGGCGCAGGCGTCACGGCGCGCATCAACTCCGCCGGCAACGGCATCACGCTCATCGACAACACCGCCGGCCCGGGCCAGCTCATCGTGGGCGGCTCCGCCGCCGAGTCCCTGGGCCTCGACGGCTCGTTCACCGACGGCTCGGCACGCTCGGGCAACCTGCAGACCAAGTGGCTGGGCGGCGCGACGCGCCTGTCCACCCTCAACGCCGGCGCAGGCGTGGGCGTCGGACGCTTCCGCATCATCGACTCCAGCGGCGCGATCGCCCAGATCGATGTCACCAGCAACATGCGCACCCTCGACGACCTGATCGGCGCGATCAACAGCCGCCCGCTCAATGTCAAGGCGCGCATCAACGACAACGGCGACGGCCTCCTCCTCGAAGACTCCTCGGGCGGCGCGCAGGCCATCCGCGTCGAAGACCTCGACGGCAGCGTCGCGCGACGCCTCAACATCGCCGGGACCTCGTCGGGCACGACCCCCGAGACCAACCGACTCGACGGCTCCTTCGAACGCACACTGACCTTCAACGCCAACGACACCCTCCAGCAGGTCGCCGACAAACTCAACTCCGAGGGCATCGGCGTGACCGCCTCCATCGTCAACGACGGCGGCGGCGCCACCCCCTTCCGACTCTCCCTCACCTCGCGCAGCTCGGGCCAGATCGGGCGCATGACCATCGACACCCAGGGCGTCGACCTCGGGCTCTCGACACTCACCAAGGGCCAGGACGCCGTCGTCTTCTACGGCTCGGCAGACCCCGCCGCGGCCATCGCGCTCACCTCGTCCACCAACTCGCTGTCCTCGGTCGTGCAGGGCGTCACCATCGACCTCAACGGCGCATCCAACACCGTCGTCGAGCTCGTCGTCGCGCGCGACACCGCCGCTATCGAGACCAAGATCAAGGAGTTCGTCGACTCCTTCAACAAGGTCATCGAAACCATCAACAAGTACGACTCCTACGACGCCGAGACCAACCGTCGCGGCGCGCTCCTGGGCGATTCGAGCGTCTCGCAGATCCGCTCCGCCCTCTTCAGCGCGATCCAGGGCACGCCCCTGGCCGTCGAAGGACAGTTCCAGCGCCTCTCGCAGGCCGGCGTCAAGATCGGCAGCGGCGCCAAGCTCGAGTTCGACTCCGAACGCTTCCGCCAGGCCTTCGAGACCGACCCGCAGGCGGTCAGGGACCTCTTCGCCGCCTTCGGCCTCGAGGAACGCCAGCCCACCGTGCTCCTCGCGGACGACGACGGCAACCCGCTCATCACCACGCCCAACCGCGACCCTCTGCGCCCCAACAAGATGGGCATCGCCGAGCGCATCAAGGACCTGGCCGACCAGTTCACCAACTCCATCGACGGCCTGCTCACCCGGCGCAAGAACACCCTCGGCGACCAGATCTCTCTGCAGACCACGCGCATCCGAAACTTCGACTCGCAGCTCGCGCGCAAACGCCAAAGACTCGAGGCACAGTTCATCGGCATGGAGCAGGCCATCGCCTCCCTCCAGAGCCAGCAGGCAGCCCTGGGTTCGGTCTTCGGTGGCTAAAGCCCGGCGCAGAAAGACGAAGTGTGGCCCCCCCTCGCCCGGGGGGCCGATGACAAAGACTGGCGTCGTTCTCCCCTCGCTGCTGAACACCCACCCCCGCTGAGCCGATCTTCAGGACGATGACTTCCCCGAACCCAGCCGACGCGTACCTTCGCAGCAAGGTCCTCTCCGCCAGGCCCGAGGAGCTGCGTCTCATGCTCATCGAGGGCGCGATCAAGTTCGCGCGCCAGGGGCGAGAGGGCATCGCGTCGAAGAACTGGGAGCAGGCGTTCAACGGGCTCACGCGCTGCAAGAACATCCTCCTCGAACTCATCTCCTCGCTGCGCCCCGAGATCGCCCCCGACATCTGCGCCAAACTCAGCGCGCTCTACATGTTCATGTACCGGCGCCTGCTCGACGCCAACCTCGAGAAGAGCGCCGGCATGGTCGACGAGGTCATCGAACTCCTCGAGTTCGACCGCGCCACCTGGCTCATGGTCATGGAGAAGGCCCGCGAGGAGCAGGGCCTGCCCCCCCTGCGCCACGAAGACGCCGAGGCGCTCGCCCGCGCCATCAACGACGCCAGCGCGCCCTCCACCCAGCTCACCGACGAGACCGACCCCGTCATCGAGACCCCCAACTCGCCGACCCCAGCGACCACCGCGACCCCGGTCGCGCCCAAGCGCCTGCCCCAGCCGGTGAAGTCCGGCGCCAACGGCGGCTATTCGTCGATCTCGATCGAGGGGTGATCGCCGACGCACGCCCGACGCGTGCCCGAACGCTCAACTCGCCCCAGACCCTCCCCCGGCCCCTCCCGCGAGCGGGAGGGGGGAAGGCGTCACCCGCGCGCCAGCGACGACGCCAGTTCCTCGAACGCGAACTTCGGGTTCACATTCGAGTCGATGTTGCGCTCGCACTCGCCCACGCGCTCGATCGCGTGCAGCGCCCGCTCCGCGTCGTCGGGGGTTCGCGCCGAGCGCAGCGCGAGCCGGGCCTCGTGCGTGAGCAGCGCGAACATCTGACGCGCCCCGTCCTTGTTCGCGGCGTCCTTGCTCGCGTTCTCGCGCGCCTCGACCCACGCCTGGGCGTACTGCTCGATCAGGTCGGCCATCGCCTTGCCCATGTCGGGGTTGAACCGCCCGCGCGACGCGTCGTCGAGCATCGGCGCGAGCGTGCGCGACCAGGTGAACAGCCCCTGCGCGTTCGCGTTGGACGCACGACCCGGGCTGCCGTCGGCGAAAGCCAGCAGCCACTCGCGCTGCTCCTCGCCCACGGCGCGCATCGCCTCGTCCCGCTTGGCCCACGCGCGCATCGAACGCTCGTCGAGCGCGCCGAACGACACGCGCTGGCAGCGGCTGCGGATCGTGGGCAGCAGCCGGCTCTCGCGGCTGGTCACGAGGATGATCACCGTCCCGGTCGCCGGCTCTTCGAGCGTCTTGAGCACCGCGTTCTGCGTGCCCTCGTCGAGGAGTTCGGCCTCGTCCACCACGAACACCTTGCCGGCGCGCGCCCCGGTGGGCACGCGCGCCGTCAGCGTCGCCGGGCGGATCAGGTGCTCGTCGACCACCTGGCGAGGGATCGTCATGAGCTTGCGCGAGCGCACCTGCGCGTCGTCGCTGAACAGCGCGAGTTCCTTCGTGACGATGTGCAGGTCAGGGTGCAGCCCCGCCGCGATGAGGCGCGCCGTCTCGCTGTCCGGGTCGGGCTCGAGCTCGCCCGCGAGGTTCGTCGCGAGCGTCGGGTCGAGCAGCATCGCGGCGAACGCGCGGGCCGTCGTCATCTTCCCCACGCCCTGCGGCCCGTGGAACACCCACGCGTGGTGCACGCGATCCGCAGACAACGCGCCGCGCAGCGTCGAGACGGCGCGGTCCTGGCCCATGATGTCGGAGAGGGAGGGCATGGGAGAGATGGTATCAGTCGGTCGTCGGCGAGGGCCCGGTCGCAGGGAAGAGCATCGGGGACCACTGGCCTTCCCAGCAGCGGAGATCGAGCTCGACGCTGATCGGCACACGGACAGGCTGGCCCGACCACGCGCTCGGACGCTCCGCCGTGCGCATCGCGAGGCCGGGCAGCGCGGTCAGTTCGAGCTCCCACCCCGTCGGGTTCTCGACAAGAAACCTGCCGATGGGCTCGTGCATCCCGAGCGAGAACCCGCCCTCGCCCAGACGACCCGTCGACGGATGGGCGGCCACGCCTGCCACGCCGATGCGCCAGTCCTTGTGGATCAGATCGATGCGCCCGAACACCGCCGGCGCATCGGCGGGCAGGGTCTTCCGATCCGGGCTCGCCGGGGCGATGTACACGAAGTGATCGCCCTGCGCCTGACGCACCACCTTGATGACGCTCCGTGACAGGTGCGCGCGAAGCCAGCTCTCGAAGTCCGGCTGCGAGAGTGTGTCGATCGTGATCGAGCCGTGCGGCACGATGCGCGTCGTGCCGCGGAGCGTGGTGCGCCCCGTGGTCGGCACGCCGCGATGCGCCAGCCATTGCTCGGCGGTCACCCAGCGCCCGGCCTGCTCGGGGTCTTGCTGGAGCCCGTGCTGCCCGCTCTCGCCGAAGTGCCACACAAGTTCGATCTCGACGCCGACCTCTGAGGCCGGGTCGTGCTCGGGCGCAACGGCGTGCGCCCAGGGCCCTCTGTTCACCCACCAGCCGACGGTGCGGACCCGGTGGTGCGCGGGCGTGTACGAGAGCGACCGCAGGTCTCGCAGCTCCTCGGGGATCTCGACCTCTCGCCCGTCGATGCGCATCGCGTCGACGCGGATCGTCGTCTGCCATTCCGTCTGGAGACTGCGCTGGTATCGAGTCACCCACGGCGTGCGTTCGATCAGCGGCGGCCCATGGGTGACCCCCGCCCGATGACGCGCCGTGATCGAGATCGGCACAGGCATCCCCGGCTCGATTGTCTCGGGAAGCGTGAGGCCGAAGATCCACTGGTTCTCCCACTCGCGATTCTGCTGCTCCTCGGTGACGAAGCCCTGCTCGGCGAGCTCGAAGAGCGCGTCCCCCGCGAACCCGAACCCGACGAGCGGATCACGCTGCCAGCGAAGGATGCGCTCGACCACACGCGGCGCGCTCGCCGGATCAATACGACCCGCGGCGGCTCGGTCGAAGAGCTCCTTCTGATGCGGCCAACTGTTGGCTTCGCTGTCCTTCTCCGCCTGACGCAACAACATCCACAGCGGCATGCTGCCGATCGCCTTCATGCTCTGCCACCTCGCGTACCCCTCGAACCCCAGCAGGCCCAACGACGGCAGCGCGAGGACGATCGCCAGCGCGAGCAGCGACCTGAGTTTCTTCCTGGCGCCACGGCGCGCGCGGGATTCGCTCTCCATCACGCGCCCGCACTCTGGACATGTGAGGGGCCATTCTGGCTCGTTCGCTCGCCGTCTCGCGTCGAGCAATTCGCGCAGCGGGTACCGGCACCGACGCGCGCGGCAGCGCGGGTCGCGGTCGACACGCACGCCGCGCACGCCCACGGCAAGAAGGATCGCGGCGAGGGCGAGAACGACGAGCGCGATGCGTGGGTCGAGCCAATGCGGCATGGGCGGTCACTCCGGCGCCGGTGGTCTCATCTGACGCGACCGACTCCCGCCGATCTTCACGGTGAGCGGGATGACGATGGGCTCGCCCGCGACCGCGGGCGCGTCGTTCGCGACATACGCGCCGAGATCGGGGCGCGGCGTGAGGACGAGTTCCCATCCCTCGGGGTTGGCGTGGACGAGCGTGAACAGGCGATCATGGTCGTCCCGGCGCGGCACGCGAGTCGCGAAGGGGTGTTGACCCGCCAGGCCCTGCGTCCAGAGCGTCGGGATCGATTCGTCCCCTCGACGGATGACCGCATCGGCGAGGAAGAGCGTCGGGGTTGGCGGCGGCGTCGGGCGATCGTACAGCGGGCCGAACACCACGATGGCGCCGCCGTCGTACGGCGAGAGATCGGGAACTTCGAGCGTCGCGGGCGCGAAAAGGTTCTCGATGTACGCGCGCATCTCCTTCGACGAATCGGTCCTGCGCGCGAGCGAACCCGTCGGCGCGGCCCTGGCCTCGCCTCGGAGCGTGATGAGACGCGTGGTCGCCAGATTGCGTCTGGTGAGTTCGTAGGTCAGGGAAACATCAACCGGCGGATTCCCCGGGGTCATCTCCAGCGTCGTCCGCGCCCCGATCGGCTCTGCGAGCCAGCGGATCGTGAGCTCGATCGTGGCGCGATCAGCGCTCTCGGATGGCGCCACGATGGACGCCCACACCGGGTCCGTCGCGAAGAACGACCGGTGGATCGTCGTCGGTCTGTCGATCTGCGTGTAGATGTACTGCAGAACGGGGTTGCGGCCTTCGAGGGAGATTTCGCGGCCGTTGATCGCGAGACGCTCGACGCGAAAGAGCGCTCTGGCCAGGATCTCATCATCGCCGTAGCTGGAAGGCAGGTAACTGGAGGGCAGCCTTCCGCCCCCCCGGTATTCGATGCGCACCGCGAAGGGGAAGGGGCCGTCGCGCTCCACCGCCGAGGGCAGCAGCAGCGTGCAGCGCAACGCGTGCTCCCAGAACTGATCGATCTGACGCTGGGGGAGGAGCCCCGGGTCGGCGAGCTCCCAGAAGAGGTCGCCGGCGACCCGCACCGTGCGCGTTGCGTCTTGCTGCCACGCGAGGATGCGCTCCGCGATGCGTTCGGCCTCGGCGCGGGTGATCGCGCCGGCGCGTGCGCGTGCGAGCAGCTCGCGTTGATGACGCCAGTCGTTGTGCTCGGCGTCGCGATCGGCGAGATGAAGGAGCGCCCAGACCGGCATCGACCCGATCGCGCGCACGCTCTGCGCCCGTGCGTAGGCATCGAGGCCGAGCACGCCGATGGATGGCGCCGCGAGAAGCGCGCCGATCACGACCATCGCCCGCACCGCTCGTCGCGCGCCCCACTTCGCGCGCGAGGGCGTCTCCATCACGCGCCCGCACTCGGGGCAGGTGACGGGCCATTCCGGCTCGCTCGCGTTGCGTTTCGCGTCGAGCAGTTCGCGCAGCGGGTACCGGCACCGACGCGCGCGGCAGCGCGGGTCGCGGTCGACACGCACGCCGCGCACGCCGAGGGCGAGCAGGATCGCGCCAATGGTGAGGGCCAGCAGCGCCAGTTGCGGGTTGATCCAGTTCGGCATGCGCGGGGTCTCGCTGACGACGGGCGCGCGGTGTCAGTCCGCGGGTTGGTGGAGGATCACGAAGCCGTCGAGTGATCCCCGGGTCGCGACGGTCAGGGGGACGACGATGGGTTCGCCGCCGAAGGCGACGGTCGAGAAGGCCTTGCGGCGAGCCCGTTCGGGGCGGGGAATGAACACGAGTTCCCAGCCCGTGGGATTGGCGTCGCTGAGCCTCCGGAGCGTGTCGGCATTCGGGCGGGGCACAACGGCCTCCACAATTCCAAGGCCGCTGATTGTGGTCTCCGGAAAGTTCGCGAGGATCTCATGGTCTCCTGCACGGATGACCAGGTCTCCGAACAGCACAGTCGACGAGTTCGGGACGCTGGCGCCATCCGCGAGCCTGGGAAAGCGGACGAACGTGGCGATGTTGTCGGGTCGTTCGGGCGCAATGCCGAGCATGGCTGCACGCATCTGGGATTCGATCCATTTACGCTCTGCGAGATCGTCGACGATCATGATGGGGCGCCCGGCTGCACGCTCCACGCGCGTAAACGCGTCGAGCGTCACCGTGCCCTCCCAGGGGAAACCGGGAACGAAAAGTATGCTTTGGAGCGTGCCCGGCGAGTGCACACGGGCTGGGTCCTGATTTCGAAGCCAGGCTGCTTGCCACTGCACGACGACCCGCAGCGGCAGTTGCGCCGTCGGTGTCTGGGGTGCGCGGACATTACGCCAATGCTCCGTATGTGACCACCATGACCACGCACGGCTGAACTTCCCGGGGGCGCGCAGCCACTCGCGGTGCATGCCGCCCTGACCGTGAGGGATATCGATCTTGTCGCCGCCGATGTGGAGTGAGATGATCTCGATATCCACACTGTTGAAGACATTTCTCAAGCCGATCCGATCGTGGATCGACAGATGCCCGAGTCCTGGGTTGCTGGATTCACCGCCGCGATAGTGTGACACGATCTCGAAGGGCAGCGCCTCGTCAGTCCCCACGCTCTCAGGCGTCGCGAGTTCGAAGCGCCGGATCTGGTTCCAGTACCGGCGCAGCTGCGCCGCGGACATCTCGCCGCTGGCTTCGAGGATCGCCGCGATATCGCCCGGTATCCCGAACTCAACGCGCAGATTGTTCTGCCATTCGAGGATCCGATCGATGACGCGCGTGGCGTCCTTTCCGGTGATGGCGCCTGCGCGTGCGCGCTCAAGAATCTCTTGTTGGTGAACCCAGTTGTTCGCTCGGGTGTCGCTTTCCGCCTGGCGGAGCAGCAGCCACAGCGGCATCACCGTCACCGCCCTCGCGCTCTGCCAGCGCGTGTATCCCTCGAACCCCAGCAGACCGACCGATGGCGCCGCGAGGACGATCCCCAGCGCGAGCAGCGGCCTGAGTTTCTTCCTGGCGCCACGGCGCGCGCGGGATTCGCTCTCCATCACGCGCCCGCACTCGGGGCAGGTGACGGGCCATTCCGGCTCGCTCGCGTTGCGTTTCGCGTCGAGCAGTTCGCGCAGCGGGTACCGGCACCGACGCGCGCGGCAGCGCGGGTCGCGGTCCACACGCACGCCGCGCAGGCCCACGGCGAGCAGGATCGCACCCAGAGCGAGAACGATCATCGCGAGTTGTGGGTCGATCCAGTTCGGCATCGCGAGGGATCTTTGCTTGAGGCGTGTGAGGAGCGGTTCAGTCGGGGGGTCTGCGTCGGGCGGGGAAGCCGTTTGAGGGCGCGTCGGGCTCGACGGTCAGGGGGACGACGATGGGCTCGCCGCCGAAGGCGATGGTGGGGACGGCCTTGTGGCGTGCCCGCTCGGGGCGAGGGATGAAGACGAGTTCCCAGCCGAGGGGGTTCGCGGCGCGGAGCTTTCGGAGCGTGTCGACCTCGGCGCGCGAGGTCGGGGCGCCGGGGATGTCGGCGCCAAGCCGTGTCTCTGTCCAGTTCACGGGGATCTCGCGGTCGCCCACGCGGATGACCATGTCTCCGAAGATCGCGGTGGAGGAGTTCGGGCGCGGCGCGTCCCAGGCGAGGATCGGGAATCGGACGAGCGTGGCGATATTGCCGGG from Phycisphaeraceae bacterium carries:
- a CDS encoding ABC transporter ATP-binding protein; the protein is MPDPNGTSPVQPARAPTAPPPAPPSPPAIRVEGMTKRFDGKAVLEGLTLEVRRGETMVIMGGSGSGKSTMLRCLIGSLIPEEGRIWLFGEEITCLDERGMNEVRKRFGVLFQSGALFNSMTVAENVALPLREHTTLDPDIIDIQVKIKLELVGLREHADKYPGMLSGGMKKRAGLARALALDPSLLFYDEPSAGLDPVTSAEIDRLIVDLSRKLGVTSVVVTHEMDSAFTIADRMAMLDKGKMIAVETREWYDALRTTPADEAQTLPQRERLIRQFLRGDADGPITERRAQSSYAEDLLGYQPALLPSRPSIESTRDR
- the fliS gene encoding flagellar export chaperone FliS; amino-acid sequence: MTSPNPADAYLRSKVLSARPEELRLMLIEGAIKFARQGREGIASKNWEQAFNGLTRCKNILLELISSLRPEIAPDICAKLSALYMFMYRRLLDANLEKSAGMVDEVIELLEFDRATWLMVMEKAREEQGLPPLRHEDAEALARAINDASAPSTQLTDETDPVIETPNSPTPATTATPVAPKRLPQPVKSGANGGYSSISIEG
- the fliD gene encoding flagellar filament capping protein FliD, giving the protein MGGISSSGLVSGIDYQSIINQLLAIESRPKVFAQQRIVQLQTQQAAYLDVNSSLLALRTSAASLRFNRVFDSAKASSSNAGVLSATAGPTAVPGAYSFLVNRLVTTDQKVSRGFTDRDTSGVGLTSLSVEIGGGQLTTETKLSNLNGGAGVQRGKILVSDRAGGSAEVDLSTAITVDDVLNRINAAAGVQVRASVDGDRLVLEDLSGGGGSLSVQDVFGSNTASSLGIEQTVGAASITGSRLNYLTSTSALASLNDGAGVAIRSTAAVDMRITSREGTVYSVRLGEIKNAQGEVTRTTATTIQDVIDYINEDTEGNVTAAIGADGVSLVLTDNTGGAGDLIVAEADAGRTTARDLGLLGSSSTGEIQTRRLLAGINSTLVSSLNGGSGLTGDELSITTRNGSVTNFTIDANGSISDLLKTINNSGAGVTARINSAGNGITLIDNTAGPGQLIVGGSAAESLGLDGSFTDGSARSGNLQTKWLGGATRLSTLNAGAGVGVGRFRIIDSSGAIAQIDVTSNMRTLDDLIGAINSRPLNVKARINDNGDGLLLEDSSGGAQAIRVEDLDGSVARRLNIAGTSSGTTPETNRLDGSFERTLTFNANDTLQQVADKLNSEGIGVTASIVNDGGGATPFRLSLTSRSSGQIGRMTIDTQGVDLGLSTLTKGQDAVVFYGSADPAAAIALTSSTNSLSSVVQGVTIDLNGASNTVVELVVARDTAAIETKIKEFVDSFNKVIETINKYDSYDAETNRRGALLGDSSVSQIRSALFSAIQGTPLAVEGQFQRLSQAGVKIGSGAKLEFDSERFRQAFETDPQAVRDLFAAFGLEERQPTVLLADDDGNPLITTPNRDPLRPNKMGIAERIKDLADQFTNSIDGLLTRRKNTLGDQISLQTTRIRNFDSQLARKRQRLEAQFIGMEQAIASLQSQQAALGSVFGG
- a CDS encoding AAA family ATPase gives rise to the protein MPSLSDIMGQDRAVSTLRGALSADRVHHAWVFHGPQGVGKMTTARAFAAMLLDPTLATNLAGELEPDPDSETARLIAAGLHPDLHIVTKELALFSDDAQVRSRKLMTIPRQVVDEHLIRPATLTARVPTGARAGKVFVVDEAELLDEGTQNAVLKTLEEPATGTVIILVTSRESRLLPTIRSRCQRVSFGALDERSMRAWAKRDEAMRAVGEEQREWLLAFADGSPGRASNANAQGLFTWSRTLAPMLDDASRGRFNPDMGKAMADLIEQYAQAWVEARENASKDAANKDGARQMFALLTHEARLALRSARTPDDAERALHAIERVGECERNIDSNVNPKFAFEELASSLARG